A genome region from Canis lupus dingo isolate Sandy chromosome 7, ASM325472v2, whole genome shotgun sequence includes the following:
- the DCST2 gene encoding DC-STAMP domain-containing protein 2 isoform X4, which produces MPKVSKDVVYPLGAEESSMTRAAVRSMGAFSLGLSLATAYGLLELLVEGHSPWGCLVGTLTLATFLSLGMGFSRQVRVTVFLLLPQAFSKHGRTLLLVAAFGLVLQGPCANMLRNFTQASEAVACGAELALNQTAEVLERAKQPLVSALSKIKAIAQKTKAVADRIRKFFRSIMDGVKHIARALRNVWYWLLHIGDVCNSELGNPYVKCAHVFENAKDNCMMLIPRAHHLCYVFMPFKLVLCGLASVVQVFCVIPKYIQPFLRKTLGTPVMKLINRVRQEFEFNVTVAHHFSVDLNASRSLSQVALDLKEAVTLKLYHVREALALMGYTTPLLLTILYLQALLYRYCYLNWISYDNVYITSRFLHMEAVRSRAGLPTVLPLSAHEARHYIQPGAPDVQREGSIDGEWMPTKGCVDMFTWRSSLGGRGSGCPRRDGPSSLRAPAHPCPEVMTASTAGSIFLSRWEQIFYVLAIFNLVRHLLLVLLLVFLDYAVFWVLDLARHQLQGEIVARSIMYGLCFFVTLFGSYVSRLRRVICASYYPSQEQERISYLYDLLLSRRSSPLAALHRTVRRRAADQGHTSVLQELATRFSCLNPVVSHFWQHQDYCLGCGQPHAQEDTENFVSCSTPGCQGLFCPTCFRLLHNTCSVCAAPLSHQGDLDLELDSSDEEGPRLWLAAARRKDREQEQLLRRQLQEALGKTLSSEPIPKVSDLDEKGCWQRTHRWRPPGVQSLRIPMPPGPTDDLRNPLLPVQEPSLSASNLPAPDPSHPPPK; this is translated from the exons ATGCCCAAAGTCTCAAAGGACGTGGTGTACCCCCTGGGGGCAGAGGAGTCCAGCATGACGCGGGCTGCAGTCCGCAGCATGGGGGCATTTAGCCTGGGCTTGTCCTTGGCCACAGCCTACGGTCTCCTGGAGCTGCTGGTAGAAGGACAtagcccctggggctgcctggtGGGCACCCTCACTCTGGCCACCTTCCTCAGCCTGGGCATGGGATTCTCCCGCCAGGTCCGGGTCACTGTCTTCCTGCTGCTGCCTCAGGCATTCTCCA AGCACGGCCGGACACTGCTGTTGGTGGCTGCCTTTGGGTTGGTGCTTCAAGGACCTTGTGCCAACATGCTGCGCAACTTCACACAGGCCAGCGAGGCTGTGGCCTGTGGGGCCGAACTGGCCTTGAACCAGACTGCGGAAGTGCTGGAGCGGGCCAAGCAGCCTCTTGTCA GTGCTCTGAGCAAGATTAAAGCCATTGCCCAGAAGACCAAAGCGGTGGCTGACCGGATACGCAAGTTCTTTCGGTCAATCATGGATGGTGTGAAGCATATAG CCAGGGCCCTGAGGAACGTGTGGTATTGGCTCCTGCATATCGGCGATGTGTGCAACTCAGAGCTAGGCAACCCGTACGTGAAGTGTGCACATGTCTTCGAAAATGCCAAGGACAACTGCATGATGCTTATACCACGTGCCCACCACCTGTGCTATGTGTTCATGCCCTTCAAGCTAGTGCTCTGTGGACTCGCCAGTG TGGTTCAGGTGTTCTGTGTCATCCCCAAGTACATCCAACCCTTCTTACGCAAGACCCTGGGCACCC CCGTGATGAAGTTAATTAACCGAGTACGACAGGAGTTTGAGTTCAACGTGACAGTTGCCCACCACTTCTCTGTGGATCTCAACGCCTCCCGGAGCTTGTCCCAGGTGGCTCTGGACCTCAAGGAAGCTGTCACCCTGAAGCTGTACCACGTCCGAGAGGCCCTGGCTCTGATGGGCTACACCACACCTCTGCTGCTCACGATTCTCTACCTTCA AGCTCTGCTCTACCGGTACTGTTACCTGAACTGGATCAGTTACGACAACGTCTACATCACCAGCCGATTCCTGCACATGGAGGCTGTCCGCTCCAGGGCAGGACTGCCCACGGTGCTGCCACTCAGTGCCCACGAGGCCAGGCACTACATCCAGCCGG GAGCCCCGGACGTCCAGAGAGAGGGAAGCATAGATGGGGAGTGGATGCCAACCAAGGGATGTGTGGACATGTTCACATGGAGAAgcagcctggggggcagggggtcagGATGCCCCAGGAGGGATGGTCCCTCCAGCCTCAGAGCTCCTGCCCACCCTTGCCCAGAAGTCATGACAGCTTCCACAGCAG GTTCCATCTTCCTGTCCCGGTGGGAACAGATATTTTATGTCTTGGCAATCTTCAACCTTGTCCGACACCTCCTCCTCGTGCTGCTCCTGGTCTTCCTGGATTATGCCGTCTTCTGGGTGCTGGACTTGGCACGGCACCAGCTGCAGGGGGAGATTGTGGCCCGCA GCATCATGTACGGCCTCTGCTTCTTCGTCACGCTCTTCGGCAGCTATGTCAGTAGGCTGCGGCGGGTCATCTGTGCCTCCTACTACCCATCCCAGGAACAG GAGAGGATCTCCTACCTCTACGATTTACTTCTGAGCCGCCGGAGCAGTCCGCTGGCTGCTCTGCACCGAACCGTGAGGCGGCGGGCAGCTGACCAGGGCCACACAAGTGTCCTCCAGGAGCTGGCCACACG GTTCTCCTGCCTGAATCCGGTTGTCAGCCACTTTTGGCAGCACCAGGACTACTGCCTGGGCTGCGGGCAGCCCCACGCCCAGGAGGACACAGAGAACTTTGTGTCCTGCAGTACTCCAGGCTGCCAAG GTCTCTTCTGCCCCACCTGCTTCCGTCTCCTGCACAACACCTGCTCGGTGTGTGCAGCTCCCCTCTCCCACCAGGGAGACCTGGATCTGGAGCT GGACTCCAGTGACGAGGAAGGCCCCCGCCTATGGCTGGCAGCCGCCCGAAGAAAGGACCGGGAGCAGGAGCAGTTACTGCGCAGGCAGCTGCAGGAGGCCCTGGGCAAGACCCTCTCTTCTGAACCTATCCCCAAGGTAAG TGACCTGGATGAGAAGGGCTGTTGGCAGAGGACACACAGGTGGCGCCCACCTGGGGTCCAGTCTCTCAGGATTCCCATGCCCCCTGGCCCCACAGATGACCTCAGAAATCCTCTGCTCCCAGTTCAGGAGCCCAGCCTCTCAGCTTCTAATCTCCCTGCTCCTgatccctcccacccacccccaaaataa
- the DCST2 gene encoding DC-STAMP domain-containing protein 2 isoform X7 encodes MPKVSKDVVYPLGAEESSMTRAAVRSMGAFSLGLSLATAYGLLELLVEGHSPWGCLVGTLTLATFLSLGMGFSRQVRVTVFLLLPQAFSKHGRTLLLVAAFGLVLQGPCANMLRNFTQASEAVACGAELALNQTAEVLERAKQPLVSALSKIKAIAQKTKAVADRIRKFFRSIMDGVKHIARALRNVWYWLLHIGDVCNSELGNPYVKCAHVFENAKDNCMMLIPRAHHLCYVFMPFKLVLCGLASVVQVFCVIPKYIQPFLRKTLGTPVMKLINRVRQEFEFNVTVAHHFSVDLNASRSLSQVALDLKEAVTLKLYHVREALALMGYTTPLLLTILYLQALLYRYCYLNWISYDNVYITSRFLHMEAVRSRAGLPTVLPLSAHEARHYIQPGAPDVQREGSIDGEWMPTKGCVDMFTWRSSLGGRGSGCPRRDGPSSLRAPAHPCPEVMTASTAGSIFLSRWEQIFYVLAIFNLVRHLLLVLLLVFLDYAVFWVLDLARHQLQGEIVARSPVLVSITVEGTGYTGNVYRDLVSAFDVLQQSNISILSQRCLLRPSEPNSTGYIVIGIMYGLCFFVTLFGSYVSRLRRVICASYYPSQEQERISYLYDLLLSRRSSPLAALHRTVRRRAADQGHTSVLQELATRFSCLNPVVSHFWQHQDYCLGCGQPHAQEDTENFVSCSTPGCQGLFCPTCFRLLHNTCSVCAAPLSHQGDLDLELDSSDEEGPRLWLAAARRKDREQEQLLRRQLQEALGKTLSSEPIPK; translated from the exons ATGCCCAAAGTCTCAAAGGACGTGGTGTACCCCCTGGGGGCAGAGGAGTCCAGCATGACGCGGGCTGCAGTCCGCAGCATGGGGGCATTTAGCCTGGGCTTGTCCTTGGCCACAGCCTACGGTCTCCTGGAGCTGCTGGTAGAAGGACAtagcccctggggctgcctggtGGGCACCCTCACTCTGGCCACCTTCCTCAGCCTGGGCATGGGATTCTCCCGCCAGGTCCGGGTCACTGTCTTCCTGCTGCTGCCTCAGGCATTCTCCA AGCACGGCCGGACACTGCTGTTGGTGGCTGCCTTTGGGTTGGTGCTTCAAGGACCTTGTGCCAACATGCTGCGCAACTTCACACAGGCCAGCGAGGCTGTGGCCTGTGGGGCCGAACTGGCCTTGAACCAGACTGCGGAAGTGCTGGAGCGGGCCAAGCAGCCTCTTGTCA GTGCTCTGAGCAAGATTAAAGCCATTGCCCAGAAGACCAAAGCGGTGGCTGACCGGATACGCAAGTTCTTTCGGTCAATCATGGATGGTGTGAAGCATATAG CCAGGGCCCTGAGGAACGTGTGGTATTGGCTCCTGCATATCGGCGATGTGTGCAACTCAGAGCTAGGCAACCCGTACGTGAAGTGTGCACATGTCTTCGAAAATGCCAAGGACAACTGCATGATGCTTATACCACGTGCCCACCACCTGTGCTATGTGTTCATGCCCTTCAAGCTAGTGCTCTGTGGACTCGCCAGTG TGGTTCAGGTGTTCTGTGTCATCCCCAAGTACATCCAACCCTTCTTACGCAAGACCCTGGGCACCC CCGTGATGAAGTTAATTAACCGAGTACGACAGGAGTTTGAGTTCAACGTGACAGTTGCCCACCACTTCTCTGTGGATCTCAACGCCTCCCGGAGCTTGTCCCAGGTGGCTCTGGACCTCAAGGAAGCTGTCACCCTGAAGCTGTACCACGTCCGAGAGGCCCTGGCTCTGATGGGCTACACCACACCTCTGCTGCTCACGATTCTCTACCTTCA AGCTCTGCTCTACCGGTACTGTTACCTGAACTGGATCAGTTACGACAACGTCTACATCACCAGCCGATTCCTGCACATGGAGGCTGTCCGCTCCAGGGCAGGACTGCCCACGGTGCTGCCACTCAGTGCCCACGAGGCCAGGCACTACATCCAGCCGG GAGCCCCGGACGTCCAGAGAGAGGGAAGCATAGATGGGGAGTGGATGCCAACCAAGGGATGTGTGGACATGTTCACATGGAGAAgcagcctggggggcagggggtcagGATGCCCCAGGAGGGATGGTCCCTCCAGCCTCAGAGCTCCTGCCCACCCTTGCCCAGAAGTCATGACAGCTTCCACAGCAG GTTCCATCTTCCTGTCCCGGTGGGAACAGATATTTTATGTCTTGGCAATCTTCAACCTTGTCCGACACCTCCTCCTCGTGCTGCTCCTGGTCTTCCTGGATTATGCCGTCTTCTGGGTGCTGGACTTGGCACGGCACCAGCTGCAGGGGGAGATTGTGGCCCGCA GCCCCGTGTTAGTATCCATAACTGTGGAAGGCACCGGCTATACTGGGAATGTTTACCGTGATCTGGTGTCAGCGTTCGACGTCCTGCAGCAGAGCAATATCAGTATCTTGTCCCAGCGCTGCCTCCTGCGCCCCTCTGAGCCCAATAGCACCGGTTATATCGTCATTG GCATCATGTACGGCCTCTGCTTCTTCGTCACGCTCTTCGGCAGCTATGTCAGTAGGCTGCGGCGGGTCATCTGTGCCTCCTACTACCCATCCCAGGAACAG GAGAGGATCTCCTACCTCTACGATTTACTTCTGAGCCGCCGGAGCAGTCCGCTGGCTGCTCTGCACCGAACCGTGAGGCGGCGGGCAGCTGACCAGGGCCACACAAGTGTCCTCCAGGAGCTGGCCACACG GTTCTCCTGCCTGAATCCGGTTGTCAGCCACTTTTGGCAGCACCAGGACTACTGCCTGGGCTGCGGGCAGCCCCACGCCCAGGAGGACACAGAGAACTTTGTGTCCTGCAGTACTCCAGGCTGCCAAG GTCTCTTCTGCCCCACCTGCTTCCGTCTCCTGCACAACACCTGCTCGGTGTGTGCAGCTCCCCTCTCCCACCAGGGAGACCTGGATCTGGAGCT GGACTCCAGTGACGAGGAAGGCCCCCGCCTATGGCTGGCAGCCGCCCGAAGAAAGGACCGGGAGCAGGAGCAGTTACTGCGCAGGCAGCTGCAGGAGGCCCTGGGCAAGACCCTCTCTTCTGAACCTATCCCCAAG TGA
- the DCST2 gene encoding DC-STAMP domain-containing protein 2 isoform X3, translated as MPKVSKDVVYPLGAEESSMTRAAVRSMGAFSLGLSLATAYGLLELLVRVTVFLLLPQAFSKHGRTLLLVAAFGLVLQGPCANMLRNFTQASEAVACGAELALNQTAEVLERAKQPLVSALSKIKAIAQKTKAVADRIRKFFRSIMDGVKHIARALRNVWYWLLHIGDVCNSELGNPYVKCAHVFENAKDNCMMLIPRAHHLCYVFMPFKLVLCGLASVVQVFCVIPKYIQPFLRKTLGTPVMKLINRVRQEFEFNVTVAHHFSVDLNASRSLSQVALDLKEAVTLKLYHVREALALMGYTTPLLLTILYLQALLYRYCYLNWISYDNVYITSRFLHMEAVRSRAGLPTVLPLSAHEARHYIQPGAPDVQREGSIDGEWMPTKGCVDMFTWRSSLGGRGSGCPRRDGPSSLRAPAHPCPEVMTASTAGSIFLSRWEQIFYVLAIFNLVRHLLLVLLLVFLDYAVFWVLDLARHQLQGEIVARSPVLVSITVEGTGYTGNVYRDLVSAFDVLQQSNISILSQRCLLRPSEPNSTGYIVIGIMYGLCFFVTLFGSYVSRLRRVICASYYPSQEQERISYLYDLLLSRRSSPLAALHRTVRRRAADQGHTSVLQELATRFSCLNPVVSHFWQHQDYCLGCGQPHAQEDTENFVSCSTPGCQGLFCPTCFRLLHNTCSVCAAPLSHQGDLDLELDSSDEEGPRLWLAAARRKDREQEQLLRRQLQEALGKTLSSEPIPKVSDLDEKGCWQRTHRWRPPGVQSLRIPMPPGPTDDLRNPLLPVQEPSLSASNLPAPDPSHPPPK; from the exons ATGCCCAAAGTCTCAAAGGACGTGGTGTACCCCCTGGGGGCAGAGGAGTCCAGCATGACGCGGGCTGCAGTCCGCAGCATGGGGGCATTTAGCCTGGGCTTGTCCTTGGCCACAGCCTACGGTCTCCTGGAGCTGCTG GTCCGGGTCACTGTCTTCCTGCTGCTGCCTCAGGCATTCTCCA AGCACGGCCGGACACTGCTGTTGGTGGCTGCCTTTGGGTTGGTGCTTCAAGGACCTTGTGCCAACATGCTGCGCAACTTCACACAGGCCAGCGAGGCTGTGGCCTGTGGGGCCGAACTGGCCTTGAACCAGACTGCGGAAGTGCTGGAGCGGGCCAAGCAGCCTCTTGTCA GTGCTCTGAGCAAGATTAAAGCCATTGCCCAGAAGACCAAAGCGGTGGCTGACCGGATACGCAAGTTCTTTCGGTCAATCATGGATGGTGTGAAGCATATAG CCAGGGCCCTGAGGAACGTGTGGTATTGGCTCCTGCATATCGGCGATGTGTGCAACTCAGAGCTAGGCAACCCGTACGTGAAGTGTGCACATGTCTTCGAAAATGCCAAGGACAACTGCATGATGCTTATACCACGTGCCCACCACCTGTGCTATGTGTTCATGCCCTTCAAGCTAGTGCTCTGTGGACTCGCCAGTG TGGTTCAGGTGTTCTGTGTCATCCCCAAGTACATCCAACCCTTCTTACGCAAGACCCTGGGCACCC CCGTGATGAAGTTAATTAACCGAGTACGACAGGAGTTTGAGTTCAACGTGACAGTTGCCCACCACTTCTCTGTGGATCTCAACGCCTCCCGGAGCTTGTCCCAGGTGGCTCTGGACCTCAAGGAAGCTGTCACCCTGAAGCTGTACCACGTCCGAGAGGCCCTGGCTCTGATGGGCTACACCACACCTCTGCTGCTCACGATTCTCTACCTTCA AGCTCTGCTCTACCGGTACTGTTACCTGAACTGGATCAGTTACGACAACGTCTACATCACCAGCCGATTCCTGCACATGGAGGCTGTCCGCTCCAGGGCAGGACTGCCCACGGTGCTGCCACTCAGTGCCCACGAGGCCAGGCACTACATCCAGCCGG GAGCCCCGGACGTCCAGAGAGAGGGAAGCATAGATGGGGAGTGGATGCCAACCAAGGGATGTGTGGACATGTTCACATGGAGAAgcagcctggggggcagggggtcagGATGCCCCAGGAGGGATGGTCCCTCCAGCCTCAGAGCTCCTGCCCACCCTTGCCCAGAAGTCATGACAGCTTCCACAGCAG GTTCCATCTTCCTGTCCCGGTGGGAACAGATATTTTATGTCTTGGCAATCTTCAACCTTGTCCGACACCTCCTCCTCGTGCTGCTCCTGGTCTTCCTGGATTATGCCGTCTTCTGGGTGCTGGACTTGGCACGGCACCAGCTGCAGGGGGAGATTGTGGCCCGCA GCCCCGTGTTAGTATCCATAACTGTGGAAGGCACCGGCTATACTGGGAATGTTTACCGTGATCTGGTGTCAGCGTTCGACGTCCTGCAGCAGAGCAATATCAGTATCTTGTCCCAGCGCTGCCTCCTGCGCCCCTCTGAGCCCAATAGCACCGGTTATATCGTCATTG GCATCATGTACGGCCTCTGCTTCTTCGTCACGCTCTTCGGCAGCTATGTCAGTAGGCTGCGGCGGGTCATCTGTGCCTCCTACTACCCATCCCAGGAACAG GAGAGGATCTCCTACCTCTACGATTTACTTCTGAGCCGCCGGAGCAGTCCGCTGGCTGCTCTGCACCGAACCGTGAGGCGGCGGGCAGCTGACCAGGGCCACACAAGTGTCCTCCAGGAGCTGGCCACACG GTTCTCCTGCCTGAATCCGGTTGTCAGCCACTTTTGGCAGCACCAGGACTACTGCCTGGGCTGCGGGCAGCCCCACGCCCAGGAGGACACAGAGAACTTTGTGTCCTGCAGTACTCCAGGCTGCCAAG GTCTCTTCTGCCCCACCTGCTTCCGTCTCCTGCACAACACCTGCTCGGTGTGTGCAGCTCCCCTCTCCCACCAGGGAGACCTGGATCTGGAGCT GGACTCCAGTGACGAGGAAGGCCCCCGCCTATGGCTGGCAGCCGCCCGAAGAAAGGACCGGGAGCAGGAGCAGTTACTGCGCAGGCAGCTGCAGGAGGCCCTGGGCAAGACCCTCTCTTCTGAACCTATCCCCAAGGTAAG TGACCTGGATGAGAAGGGCTGTTGGCAGAGGACACACAGGTGGCGCCCACCTGGGGTCCAGTCTCTCAGGATTCCCATGCCCCCTGGCCCCACAGATGACCTCAGAAATCCTCTGCTCCCAGTTCAGGAGCCCAGCCTCTCAGCTTCTAATCTCCCTGCTCCTgatccctcccacccacccccaaaataa
- the DCST2 gene encoding DC-STAMP domain-containing protein 2 isoform X2 — protein sequence MPKVSKDVVYPLGAEESSMTRAAVRSMGAFSLGLSLATAYGLLELLVEGHSPWGCLVGTLTLATFLSLGMGFSRQVRVTVFLLLPQAFSKHGRTLLLVAAFGLVLQGPCANMLRNFTQASEAVACGAELALNQTAEVLERAKQPLVSALSKIKAIAQKTKAVADRIRKFFRSIMDGVKHIARALRNVWYWLLHIGDVCNSELGNPYVKCAHVFENAKDNCMMLIPRAHHLCYVFMPFKLVLCGLASAVMKLINRVRQEFEFNVTVAHHFSVDLNASRSLSQVALDLKEAVTLKLYHVREALALMGYTTPLLLTILYLQALLYRYCYLNWISYDNVYITSRFLHMEAVRSRAGLPTVLPLSAHEARHYIQPGAPDVQREGSIDGEWMPTKGCVDMFTWRSSLGGRGSGCPRRDGPSSLRAPAHPCPEVMTASTAGSIFLSRWEQIFYVLAIFNLVRHLLLVLLLVFLDYAVFWVLDLARHQLQGEIVARSPVLVSITVEGTGYTGNVYRDLVSAFDVLQQSNISILSQRCLLRPSEPNSTGYIVIGIMYGLCFFVTLFGSYVSRLRRVICASYYPSQEQERISYLYDLLLSRRSSPLAALHRTVRRRAADQGHTSVLQELATRFSCLNPVVSHFWQHQDYCLGCGQPHAQEDTENFVSCSTPGCQGLFCPTCFRLLHNTCSVCAAPLSHQGDLDLELDSSDEEGPRLWLAAARRKDREQEQLLRRQLQEALGKTLSSEPIPKVSDLDEKGCWQRTHRWRPPGVQSLRIPMPPGPTDDLRNPLLPVQEPSLSASNLPAPDPSHPPPK from the exons ATGCCCAAAGTCTCAAAGGACGTGGTGTACCCCCTGGGGGCAGAGGAGTCCAGCATGACGCGGGCTGCAGTCCGCAGCATGGGGGCATTTAGCCTGGGCTTGTCCTTGGCCACAGCCTACGGTCTCCTGGAGCTGCTGGTAGAAGGACAtagcccctggggctgcctggtGGGCACCCTCACTCTGGCCACCTTCCTCAGCCTGGGCATGGGATTCTCCCGCCAGGTCCGGGTCACTGTCTTCCTGCTGCTGCCTCAGGCATTCTCCA AGCACGGCCGGACACTGCTGTTGGTGGCTGCCTTTGGGTTGGTGCTTCAAGGACCTTGTGCCAACATGCTGCGCAACTTCACACAGGCCAGCGAGGCTGTGGCCTGTGGGGCCGAACTGGCCTTGAACCAGACTGCGGAAGTGCTGGAGCGGGCCAAGCAGCCTCTTGTCA GTGCTCTGAGCAAGATTAAAGCCATTGCCCAGAAGACCAAAGCGGTGGCTGACCGGATACGCAAGTTCTTTCGGTCAATCATGGATGGTGTGAAGCATATAG CCAGGGCCCTGAGGAACGTGTGGTATTGGCTCCTGCATATCGGCGATGTGTGCAACTCAGAGCTAGGCAACCCGTACGTGAAGTGTGCACATGTCTTCGAAAATGCCAAGGACAACTGCATGATGCTTATACCACGTGCCCACCACCTGTGCTATGTGTTCATGCCCTTCAAGCTAGTGCTCTGTGGACTCGCCAGTG CCGTGATGAAGTTAATTAACCGAGTACGACAGGAGTTTGAGTTCAACGTGACAGTTGCCCACCACTTCTCTGTGGATCTCAACGCCTCCCGGAGCTTGTCCCAGGTGGCTCTGGACCTCAAGGAAGCTGTCACCCTGAAGCTGTACCACGTCCGAGAGGCCCTGGCTCTGATGGGCTACACCACACCTCTGCTGCTCACGATTCTCTACCTTCA AGCTCTGCTCTACCGGTACTGTTACCTGAACTGGATCAGTTACGACAACGTCTACATCACCAGCCGATTCCTGCACATGGAGGCTGTCCGCTCCAGGGCAGGACTGCCCACGGTGCTGCCACTCAGTGCCCACGAGGCCAGGCACTACATCCAGCCGG GAGCCCCGGACGTCCAGAGAGAGGGAAGCATAGATGGGGAGTGGATGCCAACCAAGGGATGTGTGGACATGTTCACATGGAGAAgcagcctggggggcagggggtcagGATGCCCCAGGAGGGATGGTCCCTCCAGCCTCAGAGCTCCTGCCCACCCTTGCCCAGAAGTCATGACAGCTTCCACAGCAG GTTCCATCTTCCTGTCCCGGTGGGAACAGATATTTTATGTCTTGGCAATCTTCAACCTTGTCCGACACCTCCTCCTCGTGCTGCTCCTGGTCTTCCTGGATTATGCCGTCTTCTGGGTGCTGGACTTGGCACGGCACCAGCTGCAGGGGGAGATTGTGGCCCGCA GCCCCGTGTTAGTATCCATAACTGTGGAAGGCACCGGCTATACTGGGAATGTTTACCGTGATCTGGTGTCAGCGTTCGACGTCCTGCAGCAGAGCAATATCAGTATCTTGTCCCAGCGCTGCCTCCTGCGCCCCTCTGAGCCCAATAGCACCGGTTATATCGTCATTG GCATCATGTACGGCCTCTGCTTCTTCGTCACGCTCTTCGGCAGCTATGTCAGTAGGCTGCGGCGGGTCATCTGTGCCTCCTACTACCCATCCCAGGAACAG GAGAGGATCTCCTACCTCTACGATTTACTTCTGAGCCGCCGGAGCAGTCCGCTGGCTGCTCTGCACCGAACCGTGAGGCGGCGGGCAGCTGACCAGGGCCACACAAGTGTCCTCCAGGAGCTGGCCACACG GTTCTCCTGCCTGAATCCGGTTGTCAGCCACTTTTGGCAGCACCAGGACTACTGCCTGGGCTGCGGGCAGCCCCACGCCCAGGAGGACACAGAGAACTTTGTGTCCTGCAGTACTCCAGGCTGCCAAG GTCTCTTCTGCCCCACCTGCTTCCGTCTCCTGCACAACACCTGCTCGGTGTGTGCAGCTCCCCTCTCCCACCAGGGAGACCTGGATCTGGAGCT GGACTCCAGTGACGAGGAAGGCCCCCGCCTATGGCTGGCAGCCGCCCGAAGAAAGGACCGGGAGCAGGAGCAGTTACTGCGCAGGCAGCTGCAGGAGGCCCTGGGCAAGACCCTCTCTTCTGAACCTATCCCCAAGGTAAG TGACCTGGATGAGAAGGGCTGTTGGCAGAGGACACACAGGTGGCGCCCACCTGGGGTCCAGTCTCTCAGGATTCCCATGCCCCCTGGCCCCACAGATGACCTCAGAAATCCTCTGCTCCCAGTTCAGGAGCCCAGCCTCTCAGCTTCTAATCTCCCTGCTCCTgatccctcccacccacccccaaaataa